The nucleotide window GGTCCTAACCACGGATCAGGTGTATTTCCTTCACTTTGCCATCCAACAGCATAATCTTGAACTCCCGCCGCTTCAGCAATAAGCTTTGCTGTCTCCTCTAATTGCTGAAGATACGGATCCCCATCCTTTAAAATACGTTGTGGCAAACTATGAGCAGAAACAATTAGAACCGCCTTCTCTTTCTCTTCCATAGGCATCGTTTCATAGGTCTCTTTTACTTTCTCTACCCAATAATCAATAAACTTCGGCTCATCATACCAGCTCTCGATAGAGGTTATGGATAGACCATCCAATTTTTCTGCTGCTTCTTTTGCACGTCCATTATATGACTTTACACTAAATGTTGAAAAATGTGGGGCTAAAACGATTGAAACCGCTTCTGTAATCCCATCCTGATGCATCGCTTCTACAGCATCCTCTACGAATGGTTCGATATGCTTCAACCCTAAATAAGCTTTAAATTCTATTTTATCTTGTACATTGTTCAGTCGTATTTCCAATTCACTTGCTTGTTCCTTGGTTATTTTGGCTAGAGGTGAAATTCCACCAATTGCTTCATACCGATTGCGCAAATCTTCTAACATATCATCTGACGGTTTCCGTCCATGACGAATATGTGTGTAATACCTTTCGATGTCTTCCTCTTTATAGGGCGTTCCATACGCCATAACCAATAAACCCATTTTCTTCTTTTCCATGATGTCACCTCATTTATTCATTTGTACAATCGTTTATATTGCCACGTTCTCTCCATAAAATCCAAAAGGGAGTGGTTTAGAATGTGTTCACATTAGCTCTTTAGCTTTTGGGTGCTGTATTCATGAACAAATGAAGTTAATCTTTTCAATGTTTCTGGTTTTACTTGAGGAAATACGCCGTGTCCAAGATTGAAAATGTATCCAGGTTTTTCCATACCTTGATCTAGTATTGACTTCGCTTTTTCTTCAATGACTTCCCAAGGAGCAAGTAAAATCGCCGGATCTAAGTTTCCTTGAACTGTCTTTGTAATGCCCATTTTTCGTGCTTCTTTAACTGGTAGTCTCCAATCAAGGCCAACAACATCTAATGGAAGATCATGCCACTCTAGTGCTAAATGACTTGCCCCAACACCAAACATAATGAGTGGCACATTTTCTTCACGTAGCTCTGAGAAGATTCGTTCCATAGTAGGTTTGATAAATACACGATAATCTTGCACATTGAGCGCTCCGACCCAAGAATCAAAAATTTGAATAGCACGTGCGCCCGCTTTAATTTGGGACTTTACATACGTAATCGTCATCGTTGCCAGCTTATCCATTAACGCAAACCACGCTCTCGGTTCTGCATACATAAACGCTTTCGTTTTATTATAGTTTTTTGAAGGACCACCTTCAATCATATAACTTGCAAGCGTAAACGGTGCGCCTGCAAATCCGATCAACGGCACGGATAATTGCTCTGTTGTTAATAACTTTATCGTTTCTAAAACATAGGGAACATCTTCCTCTGGGGTGATTTCTCCTAATTTTTCCACATCTAAAATTGACCTAATCGGATTATCAATGACTGGTCCAATCCCAGATTTAATTTCTACATCTACTCCAATAGCCGGTAATGGCGACATAATATCTTTATATAAAATAGCGGCATCCACATCATATTGTTCTACAGGTAACCTTGTAACATAAGCACAAAGCTCAGGTTGATGTGTAATCTCAAATAAAGAGTACTTTTCTTTGATAGCTCGATATTCTGGTTGCGAGCGACCAGCTTGTCTCATATACCAGACAGGCACATGGTCTGTTTTCTCCCCTCTTGCTGCTCTTAAAAATGTATCGTTTAGCATTTTCACCTTTGTTCTTCCACCTTTCAAACTTTCTGTCCCTATTTTATACTAAAAATCCCCGAAGAAAAAATAATTGTCTTCACTTGCCGGTTCATTCACATGATTTACACTATAAAACTTTTCGTCGCCGTTGTATAGAAGGTGATGCAATTGTTCATAAATTTGTTCATTTTACACCGCATTATAAAGCTATTATCTATGAATAGTTTTGAATTATTTAAATATCAACAATCTAGCTGAGGCTTAATGCTTGATCCATCAAACCAGGTTATAGATCCACTTACAAAGGGAAAGAGTATACTAGGATAGAATACAACAAAAATGAGGTGATTTAGGTTGAACGCATTTATGACTACAGGTACGTATGAATTTCTAAAAAAAATGAAATTACAACATCAAAATGAAAACATGATTATCATGCAAAATGCCGACACTTCTCTGCTTCTTCATGAAACTGAAGGGAACACATTGTTTAACGAACCAAGAAGGTATGAAGTGATCGATGCTTCTGGATCTATTCAAAAACAAGGATATGTCATATTTAACAACATTCCTGTAACCGATGAGGGACGACCTGTTTTTGAATACCGCTTTAAGAATCGAGCCCGTCTTATTGAGGAAGTAGCTGGTTTTGTCGCTTTACGAGTGTTACGCCCTCTTTCCAATGACACCTATATCATTATGACGCTTTGGGAAGACGAGGAATCCTTTAAAGGTTGGCAAAATTCACAGCAGTACAATAAAGGACTCGAAAAGAGGGGATCAGCTGAAGGCATAGACCAGCAAAAAAACATATTTTCTGCTGCATCATACGTGTCTGAATACATGATTCCAGAAGAAGAAACGGAATAGGCAACTCCTTACTCAAAAAAGGGAGCACTACTAAAAGGAGAGCACTGAAAAAGAAACTTTTATTTTATTAGCTGAAGATTTTCATCAATCTACAGAAAATTTAAGAAGCCAAGAACCTATATGTAACTCACATTTCGCAGGTCAGAT belongs to Bacillus sp. 2205SS5-2 and includes:
- the hemE gene encoding uroporphyrinogen decarboxylase, with the translated sequence MLNDTFLRAARGEKTDHVPVWYMRQAGRSQPEYRAIKEKYSLFEITHQPELCAYVTRLPVEQYDVDAAILYKDIMSPLPAIGVDVEIKSGIGPVIDNPIRSILDVEKLGEITPEEDVPYVLETIKLLTTEQLSVPLIGFAGAPFTLASYMIEGGPSKNYNKTKAFMYAEPRAWFALMDKLATMTITYVKSQIKAGARAIQIFDSWVGALNVQDYRVFIKPTMERIFSELREENVPLIMFGVGASHLALEWHDLPLDVVGLDWRLPVKEARKMGITKTVQGNLDPAILLAPWEVIEEKAKSILDQGMEKPGYIFNLGHGVFPQVKPETLKRLTSFVHEYSTQKLKS
- the hemH gene encoding ferrochelatase, which produces MEKKKMGLLVMAYGTPYKEEDIERYYTHIRHGRKPSDDMLEDLRNRYEAIGGISPLAKITKEQASELEIRLNNVQDKIEFKAYLGLKHIEPFVEDAVEAMHQDGITEAVSIVLAPHFSTFSVKSYNGRAKEAAEKLDGLSITSIESWYDEPKFIDYWVEKVKETYETMPMEEKEKAVLIVSAHSLPQRILKDGDPYLQQLEETAKLIAEAAGVQDYAVGWQSEGNTPDPWLGPDVQDLTRALYEEKGYKAFVYIPVGFITDHLEVLYDNDFECKVVTNEIGASYYRPEMPNAKPQFINALTSVVLKHLENQ
- a CDS encoding antibiotic biosynthesis monooxygenase family protein, with translation MNAFMTTGTYEFLKKMKLQHQNENMIIMQNADTSLLLHETEGNTLFNEPRRYEVIDASGSIQKQGYVIFNNIPVTDEGRPVFEYRFKNRARLIEEVAGFVALRVLRPLSNDTYIIMTLWEDEESFKGWQNSQQYNKGLEKRGSAEGIDQQKNIFSAASYVSEYMIPEEETE